One window of the Methyloceanibacter stevinii genome contains the following:
- the rplP gene encoding 50S ribosomal protein L16, translated as MLQPKRTKFRKMHKGRIKGAAKGGSALTFGTFGLKAQEPARVTARQIEAARRAMTRQMKRAGRVWIRIFPDVPVSKKPTEVRMGKGKGTPEFWAAKVKPGRIMFEIDGVGEPVAREALRLAAAKLPIKTRVVARIEG; from the coding sequence ATGCTGCAACCGAAACGCACAAAGTTCCGCAAGATGCACAAGGGTCGCATCAAAGGTGCGGCGAAGGGCGGATCTGCGTTGACCTTCGGGACCTTCGGGTTGAAGGCGCAAGAGCCGGCGCGGGTCACCGCGCGGCAGATCGAAGCTGCCCGCCGTGCCATGACGCGTCAGATGAAGCGTGCTGGCCGTGTTTGGATCCGCATCTTTCCGGACGTCCCGGTTTCGAAGAAGCCGACCGAAGTCCGCATGGGTAAGGGTAAGGGTACGCCGGAGTTCTGGGCGGCCAAGGTCAAGCCGGGTCGCATCATGTTCGAGATCGACGGCGTCGGTGAGCCTGTGGCACGCGAGGCGCTGCGGCTGGCGGCGGCGAAGCTGCCGATCAAGACGCGTGTCGTGGCACGTATCGAGGGCTAA
- the rpmC gene encoding 50S ribosomal protein L29, translating into MKASQVNDMTVDQLNDELVKLKKEQFNLRFQAASGQLENTARVRQVRRDIARVQTIARQKSAAAKA; encoded by the coding sequence ATGAAGGCGAGCCAAGTGAACGATATGACGGTGGATCAGCTCAATGACGAGTTGGTCAAGTTGAAGAAAGAGCAGTTCAACCTGCGCTTCCAGGCGGCTTCCGGGCAGCTTGAGAATACGGCGCGGGTTCGGCAGGTGCGGCGCGATATCGCGCGCGTACAGACGATCGCGCGCCAGAAGAGCGCCGCTGCGAAGGCTTAA
- the rplB gene encoding 50S ribosomal protein L2 — protein sequence MALKTFKPTTPSQRQLVLVDRSHLWKGKPVKPLTEGLNKSGGRNNTGRVSIWHRGGGHKRSYRMVDFKRTKHGVAATVERLEYDPNRTAFIALIKYDDGELAYILAPQRLAPGDKVIADEKVDVKPGNAMPLANMPIGTIVHNVEMKQGKGGQIARAAGAYVQLVGRDSGYAILRLNSGETRMVPATCMATVGAVSNPDNANVSLSKAGRSRWKGRKPVVRGVAMNPIDHPHGGGEGRTSGGRHPVTPWGKSTKGKRTRTNKASDKYILRSRHLKKKKG from the coding sequence ATGGCGTTGAAGACATTCAAACCGACCACGCCGAGCCAGCGTCAGCTGGTGCTCGTGGACCGCAGCCATCTGTGGAAGGGCAAGCCGGTCAAGCCGCTCACGGAGGGCTTGAACAAGTCGGGTGGCCGTAACAACACGGGACGCGTCTCGATCTGGCATCGTGGTGGCGGTCATAAGCGTTCGTACCGCATGGTCGATTTCAAGCGGACCAAACACGGCGTCGCGGCGACCGTCGAGCGGCTGGAATACGATCCGAACCGCACGGCGTTCATCGCACTGATCAAGTACGACGACGGCGAGCTGGCCTACATTCTGGCGCCGCAGCGTCTGGCGCCGGGCGACAAGGTGATCGCCGACGAAAAGGTCGACGTGAAGCCTGGCAATGCGATGCCGCTGGCGAACATGCCGATTGGCACCATCGTCCACAATGTGGAGATGAAGCAGGGCAAGGGCGGCCAGATCGCACGCGCGGCGGGTGCCTATGTGCAGCTCGTCGGCCGTGACTCCGGCTACGCGATCTTGCGTCTGAATTCTGGCGAGACGCGCATGGTTCCGGCCACCTGCATGGCGACGGTCGGTGCGGTCTCCAACCCGGACAACGCGAATGTGTCGTTGTCCAAGGCTGGCCGCAGCCGCTGGAAAGGCCGCAAGCCCGTGGTTCGCGGTGTGGCGATGAACCCGATCGATCATCCGCATGGCGGTGGTGAAGGACGGACGTCCGGTGGCCGGCACCCGGTCACCCCTTGGGGTAAGTCCACCAAGGGCAAGCGTACGCGCACCAACAAGGCGAGCGACAAGTACATTCTGCGCAGCCGCCATCTGAAGAAGAAGAAGGGATAA
- the rpsJ gene encoding 30S ribosomal protein S10, giving the protein MQSQNIRIRLKAFDHRILDASTKEIVNTAKRTGADVRGPIPLPTRIEKFTVNRSPHIDKKSREQFEMRTHKRLLDIVDPTPQTVDALMKLDLAAGVDVEIKL; this is encoded by the coding sequence ATGCAGAGCCAGAACATAAGAATTAGGCTGAAAGCCTTCGACCATCGCATTCTCGATGCGTCGACCAAGGAAATCGTCAACACGGCGAAACGTACCGGTGCGGATGTCCGCGGGCCAATCCCGCTGCCGACCCGTATCGAGAAGTTCACCGTGAACCGCTCGCCGCATATCGACAAGAAGAGCCGTGAGCAGTTCGAGATGCGGACGCACAAGCGGCTGCTCGACATTGTCGATCCGACGCCGCAGACGGTCGACGCTTTGATGAAACTCGATCTCGCCGCCGGCGTGGATGTTGAGATCAAGCTGTAA
- the rplV gene encoding 50S ribosomal protein L22, producing MGKPQRERTLKDNEAKAVTRLIRVSPQKLNLVAQLIRGKKVDRALADLAFSRKRIAKDVKKTLESAIANAENNHDLDVDALVVSEAYVGKNIVMKRIQARARGRAARILKPFSQMTVVVRQVEEPA from the coding sequence ATGGGCAAGCCGCAGAGAGAGCGCACGCTCAAGGACAACGAGGCGAAGGCCGTCACCCGGCTTATCCGCGTGAGCCCGCAGAAGCTGAACCTCGTGGCTCAGCTCATTCGGGGCAAGAAGGTCGATCGCGCTCTGGCCGATCTCGCCTTCTCGCGCAAGCGTATCGCCAAGGACGTCAAGAAGACCTTGGAGTCGGCGATCGCGAACGCAGAGAACAATCACGATCTGGATGTCGATGCCTTGGTCGTGTCGGAAGCCTATGTGGGCAAGAACATTGTGATGAAGCGCATTCAGGCGCGTGCACGCGGCCGGGCGGCTCGGATTTTGAAGCCGTTTTCGCAGATGACCGTGGTCGTGCGTCAAGTTGAGGAGCCTGCTTGA
- the rplD gene encoding 50S ribosomal protein L4, whose protein sequence is MKADVTTLDAKKAGTVELSEEVFGLEPRADLLHRMVRYQLAKRRAGTVATKDRSEITATTAKMYRQKGTGRARHGSAKPGIFRGGGKAFGPKPRNFGFDLPKKVRALALKHALSSKAKAEELIVLDSCDMKDAKTKALKTQFEKLGFGSVLIVDGAEVQTNFALAARNIPHVDVLPIQGINVYDILRHEKLVLTKAALEALEARFK, encoded by the coding sequence ATGAAAGCGGATGTAACAACGCTCGACGCCAAGAAGGCGGGAACCGTGGAACTGTCCGAAGAAGTCTTCGGGCTCGAGCCGCGCGCCGACTTGCTGCACCGGATGGTGCGCTACCAGCTGGCCAAGCGCCGCGCCGGTACGGTCGCGACGAAGGACCGTTCGGAGATCACGGCGACGACCGCGAAAATGTACCGGCAGAAGGGCACGGGCCGTGCGCGTCACGGCAGCGCCAAGCCCGGTATCTTCCGTGGCGGCGGTAAGGCTTTCGGTCCGAAGCCGCGCAATTTCGGTTTCGATTTGCCGAAGAAGGTTCGCGCGCTGGCCCTGAAGCATGCGCTGTCGTCCAAGGCGAAGGCCGAAGAGCTGATCGTCCTGGATTCCTGCGACATGAAGGATGCCAAGACGAAGGCGCTGAAGACGCAATTCGAGAAGCTGGGCTTTGGGTCCGTGCTGATTGTGGACGGTGCCGAGGTACAGACGAACTTCGCGCTCGCGGCGCGCAACATCCCGCATGTGGATGTGCTGCCGATCCAGGGCATCAACGTGTACGACATTTTGCGGCACGAGAAGCTCGTGCTGACCAAGGCTGCGCTTGAGGCGCTGGAGGCTCGGTTCAAATGA
- the rpsS gene encoding 30S ribosomal protein S19 gives MARSIWKGPFVDGFLLKKAEKARESGSNAVIKMWSRRSTILPQFVGLTFGVHNGQKHVPVLVTEDMVGHKFGEFSPTRTYHGHAADRKVKRGK, from the coding sequence GTGGCACGTTCGATTTGGAAAGGCCCGTTCGTCGACGGCTTTCTCTTGAAGAAGGCTGAGAAGGCGCGTGAGAGCGGCTCCAACGCCGTGATCAAGATGTGGTCGCGCCGGTCCACCATTCTTCCTCAGTTCGTGGGGCTGACGTTTGGTGTTCATAACGGGCAGAAGCATGTGCCCGTTCTGGTGACGGAAGACATGGTGGGTCACAAGTTCGGTGAGTTTTCGCCGACGCGGACCTATCACGGCCACGCCGCCGACAGGAAAGTGAAGAGAGGCAAGTAG
- a CDS encoding 50S ribosomal protein L23, which translates to MSALQAYDVILAPVITEKSSEASESNQVVFKVRLNATKPQIKNAVEKLFGVKVVAVNTLTRKGKTKFFRGIKGTQKDTKKAVVKLAEGDKIDVTTGI; encoded by the coding sequence ATGAGTGCGCTGCAAGCATATGACGTGATTTTGGCACCGGTGATCACCGAGAAATCGAGTGAGGCGTCCGAATCCAATCAGGTGGTGTTCAAGGTTCGCCTCAACGCGACGAAGCCGCAGATCAAGAACGCGGTGGAGAAGCTGTTCGGCGTCAAGGTGGTGGCCGTGAACACACTGACTCGCAAGGGTAAGACCAAGTTCTTCCGGGGCATCAAGGGTACCCAGAAGGATACGAAGAAGGCCGTCGTCAAGCTCGCCGAAGGCGACAAGATCGACGTGACGACAGGGATCTAG
- the rpsQ gene encoding 30S ribosomal protein S17 produces MPKRVLIGTVVSDKNDKTVVVKVERRFTHPLFHKVVRRSKNYHAHDENNEFKVGEKVWIEECAPLSKQKCWVVLPREQAAS; encoded by the coding sequence ATGCCGAAACGCGTTTTGATTGGGACCGTGGTGAGCGACAAGAACGACAAGACCGTTGTGGTCAAGGTCGAGCGCCGCTTCACGCATCCCCTGTTCCACAAAGTGGTTCGCCGCTCCAAGAACTACCACGCGCACGACGAGAACAATGAGTTCAAGGTCGGCGAGAAGGTGTGGATCGAGGAATGCGCGCCGCTATCGAAGCAGAAATGTTGGGTGGTTTTGCCGCGTGAGCAGGCAGCCAGCTAA
- the rpsC gene encoding 30S ribosomal protein S3 has protein sequence MGQKVNPIGLRLGVNRTWDSRWFASRGEYADLLHEDLKMREHILKTRKQAGISKVVVERPHKKCRVTVYTARPGILIGKKGADIETLRKELATMTDSEVHLNIVEVRKPEVDATLVAEGIAQQLERRVAFRRAMKRAVQSAVRMGALGIRINCSGRLGGAEIARMEWYREGRVPLHTLRANIDYGTALGRTAYGIIGIKVWIFKGEIMEHDPMAQETKALEAQEGGRPVVGATPHGRKAKGRT, from the coding sequence ATGGGACAGAAAGTCAACCCGATCGGGCTTAGGCTCGGTGTCAACCGCACTTGGGATTCGCGCTGGTTCGCTTCTCGCGGCGAGTACGCAGACCTGCTGCACGAAGATCTCAAGATGCGCGAGCACATTCTCAAGACGCGCAAGCAGGCCGGCATTTCGAAGGTCGTCGTGGAGCGCCCGCACAAGAAGTGCCGCGTCACGGTCTATACCGCTCGTCCGGGCATCCTGATCGGTAAGAAGGGCGCGGACATCGAGACGCTCCGCAAAGAGCTGGCGACGATGACGGACTCCGAAGTGCACCTGAACATCGTCGAGGTGCGGAAGCCGGAGGTCGACGCGACGCTGGTGGCTGAGGGTATTGCCCAGCAGCTCGAACGCCGCGTGGCGTTCCGCCGGGCCATGAAGCGGGCGGTGCAGTCGGCGGTCCGCATGGGCGCGCTCGGCATCCGCATCAATTGCTCGGGCCGGCTTGGCGGCGCGGAAATCGCGCGCATGGAATGGTACCGCGAGGGCCGTGTGCCGCTGCACACGCTGCGCGCCAATATCGACTACGGGACGGCGCTCGGGCGTACGGCCTATGGAATCATCGGCATCAAGGTTTGGATTTTCAAGGGCGAGATCATGGAGCACGACCCCATGGCCCAGGAGACCAAGGCCCTTGAGGCACAAGAGGGCGGACGTCCGGTGGTCGGCGCGACTCCGCACGGGCGTAAGGCTAAGGGCAGGACTTAA
- the rplC gene encoding 50S ribosomal protein L3 — MRSGVIAQKVGMTRIFTDAGEHIPVTVLRLENCQVVGQRTAEKNGYTAVQLGAGRAKVKRLTRAQRGGFAVANVEPKRKVAEFRVSPENLIDVGAEITADHFVEGQFVDASGTSIGKGFAGGMKRHGFGGLRASHGVSINHRSHGSTGQCQDPGKVFKGKKMAGHMGDVSVTTQNLRVVKTDAERGLIMIRGAVPGAKGGWVLLRDAVKRALPEGAPVPGAFRKGAEELAPVKEPAAEAEAAQPAEGGENA; from the coding sequence ATGCGATCAGGTGTTATCGCGCAAAAGGTCGGTATGACCAGGATCTTCACCGATGCCGGGGAACACATCCCGGTGACGGTGCTGCGCCTGGAAAACTGCCAGGTCGTCGGTCAGCGGACCGCGGAAAAGAACGGCTACACCGCCGTTCAGCTTGGTGCCGGCCGTGCCAAAGTTAAGCGTTTGACGCGGGCTCAACGCGGCGGTTTCGCCGTGGCGAATGTCGAGCCGAAGCGTAAAGTCGCTGAGTTTCGGGTGAGCCCGGAGAATTTGATCGATGTGGGCGCGGAGATCACCGCCGACCACTTCGTCGAAGGGCAGTTCGTCGATGCCTCGGGAACGTCTATCGGTAAGGGTTTTGCCGGTGGCATGAAGCGGCACGGGTTCGGCGGTCTCCGGGCCAGCCACGGCGTGTCGATCAACCACAGAAGCCATGGCTCCACCGGCCAGTGCCAGGATCCCGGCAAGGTGTTCAAGGGCAAGAAGATGGCTGGTCACATGGGTGACGTGAGCGTCACGACGCAGAATCTGCGCGTGGTGAAGACGGATGCCGAGCGCGGTCTCATCATGATCCGCGGCGCCGTTCCCGGTGCCAAGGGCGGATGGGTTCTCCTGCGCGATGCGGTCAAGCGGGCGCTGCCCGAGGGTGCACCGGTCCCCGGTGCGTTCCGAAAGGGCGCCGAGGAACTAGCGCCGGTCAAAGAGCCTGCTGCTGAGGCAGAAGCGGCACAGCCGGCAGAGGGCGGAGAGAACGCGTAA